GGACTCGTATGGCTGTCAGCAGGAATTCTGAACATTTTTGGAGAGAATCCGTGGAAGAGAGGTTTTCCAAGAAACAGGATCTCTGTTCTGTTTGCGGAAGACGGCCTTGGGCCCTCGCTGACCGTTTATGAAAACCTGAACATCTGGGCAGGGTTTCATGGGTTTGGAAAAGAGGAAGCCGGAATTCTCGTATGTGAGATTCTCCGGAAACTGGGAATTGAAGATCTGAAACAAACTAAGGTGAATGACCTCTCCACCGGCAACAGAAGAATTGTCGCAGTTGCGCGAACTTTTATGCTGTCCTCCGATATGGTCATTCTTGATGAGCCTACATCCTCTCTTGATCCTGTCAGAGCTTCCGAAGTGAGGGAAGCTATTAAAACTCTTTCGAAGAGCAGGCTTGTTCTCCTTTCTACTCACAATCTTTCAGAAGCGGAGGAGCTGAGCGATACTGTTGCTATAATTGATTCAGGGAAACTGATTCTGTCCGGTAGACCGGGTGAGCTGGACAGTACTTCCAGCGGCAGGTACTCGGTTACTACAGAAGCCGGATCCCTACTATTCAGAGGGGAATCATATTCACCGGGAGAGAGCGGTTTCGTAACTATCAGGTGTGATGATCCCCCGGCTGATATTCTGTCCGAGCTTATTGAATCAGGCAACAGGGTGATTAAGTTTAAACCGTTCAGAAAAAACCTGTCCAGCATTTTCATGGAACTCACAGGGAATAATTCACGATGAAGGCTGTCATTCAGAGGGAATGGATCAGATTTTACAGAGCTATGGGAAAGATGGGACTTTTCAGATTCATAGCCATCTATGGAGTCGTGTTCGGGTTCATCCTGCCAGGATCATTTGACAATCCAACCGCTGCTTTTGCAGTTTTTGCCTTAATACCTCTTTATGTCGCCGGTCCGATTGCGGTTGACGCTATTACGGGAGAGCGGGAGAGAAACACTCTTGAAACGCTGCTTACAGCACCCCTTTCACCAATGGAATTTCTTGGCGGCAAAACGCTGTTTTCCATAATGATTGCTGCAGGTACTTCATGGACGGTTCTGCTTCTGTTCACTGTTTGGTCAATAGTACGGATCAGGCCAATACCATCCCTGATGGTATTCTGTGCTGTTCTTGCCGGAGGTCTTGTGTCCTCAGTGATCGGAACGCTTACGGGACTCCATGTTTCAATGAAGGCAAAAACAGTCAGGAGCGGACAGCAATGGTTCGCTGTGGTTCTCATGCTGATAGCATTCGGTATTCCGCTGAGCATCAAATTCCTTATTCCCTATATCCCGCAATCACTGATGAGAAGAATCGCTCTGATGTTCGAGGGCGGATGGTTTTCGTACGGAATCCTGTTGATAGCTGTTTTTGCTGTTCTTGTCTGCACCGTTTTATGGCTGACCCTTCAGAGACGTGTTAAAGGACTCTGGAGACTCAATCCTGAAAGGTGATACGATTTGATTGAAAATGTGATGGTTCAGGTTACAACTGCGGTTAAATCAAGGGAATACGCAGAGGAGATTGCCAGGAGGGTAGTTGAAGAAAAACTAGCCGCATGTGTTCAGGTATCCGGACCGGTTACGAGTTTATATACCTGGAAGGGTGAGATCTGTATGGAGGAGGAATGGCTCTGTGTGATGAAAACCCTTCGATCCCGTTCGAGGGAACTCATGGAATTCGTAAGAAGAAATCACCCTTACGAGACACCCGAAATCATCGTATTGCCTGTAATTGACGCTTTTCAGGATTACCTGGACTGGATAACAGAAGTAACTTAATTACTGATACGTGTTGCATGACAGGATACTGTACGCTATAATAGTACACATGTCTTACAAATTAGTACATATGACCTATATTCGAGAACGTTATGCTTGAACCGCTCCTTGGGTCCGGTATACGTGAAAAGGTTCTGCTCTTCATTTATGCACGGGGAGAAGGCTACGCCCGTGAGATTGCAGGATTCTTCAAAACAGGTCTTGATCCCGTTCAGAAACAGTTGAAGAGACTTGAAGCAGGCGGAATACTCCTGAGCTGCTTTAAGGGAAGAACTCTTCTTTACAGATTCAATCCGCAGTATCAGTTCATCGATGAACTGAAATCATTGCTTAGGAAAGCTCTTAAATATTGTCCTTCAGACATTCGTGATAATCTGACCGATGTGAGCGAGTGGGGTAGAAAAAGCACCCCCGGAAAACGGGACAGATATACAGTACATGGATACAGAAGAAGTGAATAAACTGGATTTCCTTCAATACTTGATTATACTAGTATGATAATATCGCGGAGGTGCTTTGTGAAAAGATTCATATTTGTGCTGATGATAACAGTGTCTTTACTGATTATCTGCTTTTCCACAGCTTTCATCACCAGGGAGTTCTCTAAGGTAATTACCTTCTCGAGCATGGGGGACATGTGGAGTCTTATCAGACTTCGCGAAGATTCTCCACTTGCCAGATTCGCAGAAGTAGACACAAATGATTTCAAGAGCCCTCCGTATCCCGAGCGTGGTGATATACTCGTAAATGTCGATGGATTGCCTTCCACACTGGAGAACTATTTCAAAGTATTCAATGTGGATACACCGGCCGGTGAAGAGATGGTAATCACGTATCTCCACGACAATGAAATTTTCACGACTACAGTGATAACCAGATCCATACCTGTTATCCTGAAACTTCAGATCTGG
This genomic stretch from Candidatus Aegiribacteria sp. harbors:
- a CDS encoding divalent-cation tolerance protein CutA, producing MVQVTTAVKSREYAEEIARRVVEEKLAACVQVSGPVTSLYTWKGEICMEEEWLCVMKTLRSRSRELMEFVRRNHPYETPEIIVLPVIDAFQDYLDWITEVT
- a CDS encoding winged helix-turn-helix domain-containing protein — encoded protein: MLEPLLGSGIREKVLLFIYARGEGYAREIAGFFKTGLDPVQKQLKRLEAGGILLSCFKGRTLLYRFNPQYQFIDELKSLLRKALKYCPSDIRDNLTDVSEWGRKSTPGKRDRYTVHGYRRSE
- a CDS encoding ABC transporter permease subunit → MKAVIQREWIRFYRAMGKMGLFRFIAIYGVVFGFILPGSFDNPTAAFAVFALIPLYVAGPIAVDAITGERERNTLETLLTAPLSPMEFLGGKTLFSIMIAAGTSWTVLLLFTVWSIVRIRPIPSLMVFCAVLAGGLVSSVIGTLTGLHVSMKAKTVRSGQQWFAVVLMLIAFGIPLSIKFLIPYIPQSLMRRIALMFEGGWFSYGILLIAVFAVLVCTVLWLTLQRRVKGLWRLNPER
- a CDS encoding ABC transporter ATP-binding protein, which translates into the protein MPGNSAVVFRDVLVKYGTVTALDGLDLEIPEKGVFALLGRNGAGKTTAIRAITGLVWLSAGILNIFGENPWKRGFPRNRISVLFAEDGLGPSLTVYENLNIWAGFHGFGKEEAGILVCEILRKLGIEDLKQTKVNDLSTGNRRIVAVARTFMLSSDMVILDEPTSSLDPVRASEVREAIKTLSKSRLVLLSTHNLSEAEELSDTVAIIDSGKLILSGRPGELDSTSSGRYSVTTEAGSLLFRGESYSPGESGFVTIRCDDPPADILSELIESGNRVIKFKPFRKNLSSIFMELTGNNSR